The sequence CCTGGGCTTTGTGTGGATGTCGCACAACAAGGATGTACTCCGCAAGCTGAAGAAGCAGTACCCAACCACTTTTGTCCTGGCCATCATGCTGTCTAGCTACTTCTTGATCTCCTACCTGGGAGATGTCATGGTGTTCATGTTTGGGATCACGCTTCCTCTCCTCTGTAAGTATTTGTTCTCTTCTCTGGGGGGCTAGAGGTGTGTGACTTGAGCTTTCTCAACCAAGTCTGCAGAGTCTAAGTCAGCTGTTAACTTTGCTATATGTGTTTAAGTGGTCCCGAAGCAGAACTGGGGGAGGGGacacaaaagcagcacaagCCATCTTTAATGTTATTATTAAATGGGTACCTGTGGTTACTTGAGCAGTCATTGATACATCATCATCTTCTAGTGATGTCGCggtgctgggatgtgctgcaAGAACTATGCATTCCTTGGGCATGAACAATTAATGAGTGTGTTTTTGTCGTGCAGTGATGTTTGTCCATGCTTCCCTGAGGCTCAGGAACATACAGAACAAGCTGCAGAACAAGATGGAGGGGATAGGCTTGAAGAAGACCCCCATGGGCTTCATACTGGATGCTCTAGAACAGCAAGAGGATAGTATCAACAAACTGGCTGACTACATATCTAAAGTGAAGGAGTAAGCAGCTGCAATGTGGCATTTCTGCCTGTTGCAGGAGTGTAGTTGCTATTTACTGTTGTTCAAGCTTGCTTTCAGTTTATGTACAAAACAGGAAATGCATGTGGTACAGGTTAATAGTTGCAGGATACAGGTATTCCAAGGTCTTCAGGGCTCCTCTAAGAACATACAAACAGCAACTTTTTTTCTATTGTATAGCAAAATGTTCTGGTGTTTACACAAATACATACTAACTTAACCATGTTTGCTTGTCTCTTCTTCTGGGGTAGAGGAGAAAGAGGTAGAAACCTATGGAATGCAGTCTCTCAAACTGTCTTGTAGCAAATTGGTCCATTAAAGCAACATCCCTTTCATCTCAGTTCTGAAATACTGCAGTTTAGCCAGGTTGTGCTGAGTAGCACGTGTGGGCCTGGTGGTGCTCAGATGAGCTGGAATGTATCACAAGCAGGTATCTCTTGCATCCTCCAATCCCTCCCTTGAGTGCTC comes from Lonchura striata isolate bLonStr1 chromosome 12, bLonStr1.mat, whole genome shotgun sequence and encodes:
- the ARL6IP5 gene encoding PRA1 family protein 3, encoding MEVQVAPLRAWDDFFPGSDRFALPDLKDISKWNNRVVSNLLYYQTNYLMVAAALVSIVGFLSPLNMLIGGTVVVLVFLGFVWMSHNKDVLRKLKKQYPTTFVLAIMLSSYFLISYLGDVMVFMFGITLPLLLMFVHASLRLRNIQNKLQNKMEGIGLKKTPMGFILDALEQQEDSINKLADYISKVKE